The Kribbella shirazensis genomic interval GTGGGTGATCTTGCGCAGCTCGACATCACCGGTCGAAGGATCCGAGCCCAGCGGCGCCTCGACCGCTCCGGCCAGCCGCCAGGCCCGCTGCAGGAACTTCAGCGAACCTCCCGGCGACATGTCGGCCCAGTCGATGTCGTCCGCCGGCGGACCCGCGAACACCATGGTCAGCCGGACGGCGTCCACGCCGTACTCGTCGATCTGGTCGCCCAGGTTCACGCCGTTGCCCAGGGATTTGCTCATCGCCTTGCCCTGGTTGATGACCTGGCCCTGGTTCAGCAGCCGGGTGAACGGCTCCACGGCCTTCAGCAGGCCCATGTCGTGCAGCGCCTTGACGAAGAACCGCGCGTACAGCAGATGCAGTACGGCGTGCTCCTTGCCGCCGACGTACTGGTAGACCGACATCCACCGGTCCGCCGTGGCCTGGTCGAACGGGCCGTCGGTGTACTCCGGCGACAGGTAGCGCAGGAAGTACCAGGACGAGTCGACGAAGGTGTCCATCGTGTCGGTGTCCCGCTCGGCCTTGCCGCCGCACTTCGGGCAGTCGACCTCGACCCACTCGCGGGCGGCCGCCAGCGGCGAGACACCCTTCGGCGCCAGGTCGGCGCCGCGCAGGTCCGGCAGCTCCATCGGCAGCTGGTCGTCCGGGACCGGCACCTCACCACAGGACTCGCAGTGGATGATCGGGATCGGGCAGCCCCAGTACCGCTGGCGGCTCAGCAGCCAGTCGCGCAGGCGGTAGTTGATCGTCCGCTCGCCCAGACCCTTGCTGTCCAGCCAGTCGATGATCCGCGCCTTGGCCTCGGCGACCTCCAGGCCGTCCAGGCTGATCTCGTCGTTGGCGCTGTTGATCGCCGGGCCCTCGCCGGTGTACGCCTTGCCGTCGAAGTCGGCCGGCGGCTGCACGGTCCGGACGATCGGCAGGTCGAACTTCTCCGCGAACTCGTAGTCGCGGGAGTCCTGCGCCGGGACCGCCATGATCGCGCCGGTGCCGTAGTCGGCCAGCACGTAGTCGGCGGCCCAGATCGGGATCCGCTTCCCGGTCACCGGGTTGATCGCGTACGAGCCCAGGAAGACACCGGTCTTCTCCCGCTCGGTGCTCTGCCGCTCGATCTCGGTGGTGGCCTTGACCTTGGTCAGGTACTCGTCGAAGGCGGCCTGCTGCTCCGGCGTCACCAGCTCGGCGGCCAGCTTCGCGTCCGGCGCCACGACCATGAAGGTCGCACCGAACAGCGTGTCCGGACGTGTGGTGAAGACACGGATCGGCTCGGAACGGCCCTCGACCTGGAAGTCCGCGAACGCACCCTCGGAGCGGCCGATCCAGTTGCGCTGCATCAGCAGGATCTCTTCCGGCCACTGCAGCAGCTCCATGTCGTCCAGCAGCCGCTGGGCGTAGTCAGTGGTCTTGAAGTACCACTGGGTCAGCTCCCGCTTGGTGACATCCCAGCCGCAGCGCTCGCACTTGCCCTGGACGACCTGCTCGTTGGCCAGCACTGTCTGGTCGTTCGGGCACCAGTTGACGTACGACGCCTTCCGGTACGCCAGACCGCGCTCGTACAGCCGCAGGAACAGCCACTGCGTCCAGCGGTAGTACTCCGGGTCGGAGGTGTGCAGCCGGCGGGACCAGTCGAAGCTGATCGCGTACCGGCGGATCGACTCGGCCTGGGTCTCGATGTTGGCGTAGGTGAACGTCGCCGGGTGCTCGTTGCGCTTGATCGCCGCGTTCTCGGCGGGCAGACCGAACGAGTCCCAGCCGATCGGGTTCAGCACGTCGTAGCCCTGCTGGAACCAGTAGCGGGCCAGTACGTCGTGCAGCGCGAACACCTCGGCGTGGCCCATGTGCAGGTCGCCGGACGGGTAGGAGAACATCGTGAGCGCGTAGCGACGCTCCGCCGAGCCGTCGTCCTTCGCCTTGAACGGGTCCAGCTTCTCCCACACCGGACGCCACTTGGCCTGCATGGCGTTGAAGTCGTAGCCGCCCCGGTCGATCGAGGCGTCCTCTACCTGCTCGCTCACGGTCCTACTCCTGCTCGTGTCTGTGTTGAGCCTAAATCTGCCAGAAATGAAAAATCCCCTCACACAGGAGGGGGTGCCGCACTGACCGGCGCTCAGATTGCGCCTGGATGCCAGCACGGCTAACTAAGGAGCAGGCTCACTCGCATAGGCCCAGGATAGCACCGGTGCCGCGACCTTCTGAGGAGGTCGCGGCACCGGGTGACACGAGCGTGACAGGAGGCGGTCAGCCGATCGGTACGCCGAACGTCTTCAGCCAGTCCTGCACGACCTTGATGTCGATGCGCTGCAGACCGTCCAGGTAGCGGCAGTTCGCGGTGTAGCCGTAACTGGTCACGGTCACCTGGTAGCCACCGTGGAACGTCGGTCCGCCGGAGTCACCGAAGCAGGTGCCGCCGGTACCGCGGGTGTCGTGCTCGTTGCCGTTCACCTGCAGGATCTGCGGTGTGAGCTTCTGCCCCGGCTCCTCCGCCCAGCGCCGCAGCAACGGGTACGACATCGGAGTGGGCTTCTGCGGGCCGGAGTCGGCCTTGCGGACCTCGGTGCCGTAGCCGACGGACTTGAAGATCGTGCTGTTCAGCTTCGGCTGCTGGTACGCGTTGAGGTAGTTCGCCGGGGCGATCTTGACCGGGGCGATGTTCGTGATCGGCCGGTCGAGCACGATCACGCCGACGTCGTTCCAGTTCGCCAGGTCGGTGAAGTCGGAGTACTGCGGATGCGCGTACGCCGTACCGGACTTGTAGCCGGCCTTCTCGAGCTCGGCCTGGGTGTAGCCCTTCGCCGGGTCGGCGGCGACCGGGAACGGCGACGGCGGCTGCTCGGCGATGACCGAGTCGAACGTCACCAGGGTCTTGCCGAGTGTGCCGAGGGTGCAGTGGGCCGCGGTGACCAGCACGGTCGGCGACACCAGCGACGCCGTACACCGGAAACGCCCGTCCGGTTGGTAGAACAGGATCAGACCGACGTTGGGATGCCCATTGCCGTCGGGCTCGCCGCCGGTGATCGCGCTCGCGGACAGCGACGGCGCGACGGACAGTCCGAGAGCCAGCGCGCAGATGCCGATGATGCGGCTCAGTCGACTCCTCATATTTCGCCTCCATGGGTGCGGCAGGAGTGCCTGAGGGCATTTGAGCAGTGACGCAGCGCGCTGTCCAGAGGTCGTTTGACTACTCCTTGTCACTGCCGACGCTGGACACCGGGGATACGTGTAGTTCTCGCCGCATGGGGAACAGGCTCGCTGACACGTCCCCGACCAGGTGCTCCACTCACCAGGTCGGGGACGTGTCACGCCCGCCTTGGTCTTCGGCGCACGGAGGGCGGACGTCTGATGGTCCGGCGGCCTCGGGCGGTGCTAGATGAACTCGGTGCCGCCGGCTCGGCGGTGGTCGCCTGGGGTGCGGCCGTATTTGCGTTTGAAGGCCGTGGAGAACGGGCGTACGTCGGAGTAGCCGCAGGCTCGGGCTACCTCAGTGATCGACAGGGTGTGGTCCAGCAGGAGCTGCCCGGCCAGCTCGAGGCGGAGGCGGCGCAGCGTCGACATGATGGAGGCACCTGTGTGGTGGGTGAACAGGCGTTCGGCGTGGCGCTCGGACAGGTGCACGGCGGCCGCGACGTCCCGAACCGTGATCGGCCGGGACAGGTTGTCGCGGAGGTGCCGTTGCATCGCTTCTACTACCAGCGGTCCCCTGTCTCGCCGCACCGGTTCAACAGCCAGGTCCTCGTCCAGTGCGAAGGCCCTCGCCGTCTCCATCACGAGCGTAGAGCCGAGAGCTGCCAGAGCAGTTCTATAGCCGGATACCGGGCTGGCAGCCTCCTGCGCCAAAGCCGTGACCAGGGCCGGCAACGCGCCTGTCCTGGAGGACATGACAGGGCCGTCAGTGCGTGTCAGCCCGGACCACCAACCGCGCTCGTCGGAGCCAGGACGAAAAGTGAAACCCCAGAACGCGATCCCCAGCGGCTCGGCCCGCGACGATTCGATCTCGTGGACATCTCCCGGACGCGCGAGGAACACGGCCCCCGGCGCCACGTCGTACTGAACGGAGCCGTTGTTGAAGCGTCCCTCGCCGGAGTACGCGAGGCAGACCTCGTGGAAGGAGTGGCTGTGCCAGTAGTTGCGCCAGTACTCCGGCCGGTAGTGCCCCCAGCTGAGGAAGTCCGCGTGGAACCCGTCGACCTCGCAGGACTCCAGCAGTCCCGCGAGGTCGACGAAACGATCCGCTGCGGCAACGGACTCCAGGCTCAAACAGCGCTCCTGCCGGTCGGGTCGACTCCTCGCAGCATCATGCCCTGACCGAGCGAGTGGTCGTGCGTCTTCACCGTCGGCGGGTCCGCCGGGTCGCGGTACTGGATCAGCCAGGTGGTGCGCGGCTCGTTGCTGGTGTTCACCCCGGACCCGTGCACGGTCAGGTAGGTGAAGAACAGTACGTCGCCCGCCTCGGCCGGCTGCGGCGTCGCGGCGTCGAAGGACGGCTCGAGCAGGTGGAACGACCCCTCTGGGCTGTGCTCGCGCGGCCCGTCCTTGTGGCTGCCGGGGATCACCCGCACGCAGCCCTTCTCCTCCGGCGCGTCGTCGAAGTGGAAGATCGCCGCACCGACCCGGTGGTACTTGTGCGGGAAGAACGGGTGGTCCTGGTGCAGCGGGAACGGCGAACCGTTCTCCGGCGGCTTCACGAACAGCTTGGTGTGGTGCAGCTGCACGTTGTCCACACCCATCACCGCGGCGGCCACGTCGGTGAACCTGGGGTCCACCAGCAGCTTCGCGAACTCAGCGTCGTAGAACTGCGCGTCGTGCAGGTGCTGCAACCGGGTCGCCCCGTCGGACAGCCCCATCGCGGACTTCCAGGTGGGGTCGTCGTTGCGGTTCAGCTGCGCCAGCAGGTCGTGGCTGCGCTGCCGGTAGTACGCCGCTTCCTCCTTGCTGAGCAGGCCTTTCACCAGTACGAAGCCCTCGTCGGCGTACTGCTGAGCGAGCGACGAGAGCTCGGGTCGCTCGGATGTGATCGTCATGTCGGAGTACCTCCTGATCGGGTACTTCGAGCCTACGAACGCCGGCGCCCGGACGGCAGGACCGCGCCGGACGCCGATGTTCGTCAAACGGACATGGCTACTGCTCGGACGACTCTTCCTCGACCGGTACGGCGATCGGCCGCAGCCGCGCCCACAGCACGAACAGCGCGGTGAACACCAGCATGCCGATGCCGCCCCACAGGTTGATGTTGATCCCGGCGGCCTTGTCCACCTCCGGCTGGCTCTGCACCAGTCCGAGGATCGTCAGCACCACGCCGTAGATGCCGATCAGGGCCGCGATCACGATCCGGATGTCGAAGGCCCCGGCCTTCTTCTTCTCTGCCATCTCAGTGCTCCTGTGTCAGCTCTGTCAGCCGAAGACGATGTTGAGGACGACGGTCAAGGCGAGTGAGATGCCGGCCAGCAGGACCGGCTTGCGGTACCAGCCGCCGTCGCCGGCGACCGCCACCTCGGTGCGCTGTTCCTTCGGTGTCAACGAGTACACCAGCCCGATCAGCTCGGTGTCGCGCTTCGGGATGGTCGCCAGGCTGACGAGCACACTGATCAGGATGTCGACGACGAACGCCGCGCCCGCGCCGACGAAACTGGCGCCCTGACCCGGCAGGTTGATGACGCCGTTCTCGGACAGGATGAACACCAGGACCGCGGTCCCCGTACCGCTGACCAGCCCGACCCAGCCGGCCGTGGCGGTCATCCGCTTCCAGAACATACCGAGGATGAACGTCGCGAACAGCGGTGCGTTGAAGAACGAGAACAGCTGCTGCAGGTAGTCCATCAGGTTGCTGTAGCCGGAGGCGATCGCGGCCGTGCCGATCGCGATCAGCGTGCCCGCCACGGTCACCCAGCGACCGGTCCGCAGGTAGAAGTCGTCGGGCCGGTCCTTGATGACGTAGCGCTCGATGATGTCGTAGGACATGACCGTGTTGAACGAGCTCAGGTTGGCCGCCATACCGGCCATGAACGAGGCGAGCAGACCGGTGATCGCCAGGCCGAGCATGCCGTTCGGCAGCAGGTCGCGCATCAGCAACAGCAACGCGTCGTTGTAGTCGACCTCACCGCTGCCGGTCGCCTTGTACTGCGCCAGCTCCGGCACGACCACCGCGGCGATGATGCCGGGGATGATCACGATGAACGGCACGAACATCTTCGGGAACGACCCGATGATCGGCGTCCGGCGGGCCGCCGACATGTTCTTCGACGCCATCGCGCGCTGCACCTCGACGAAGTTCGTCGTCCAGTAGCCGAACGAGAGCACGAAACCGAGACCGAACACGATGCCGATCACCGACAGGAAGCTGTTACTGAACCCGCTCAGCGCGTTGCCCGGCCAGGCCGACAGCTGCTCGCCGCCACCCGGCGACGCGGTCACCTTGTCGACCAGGCCGTCCCAGCCGCCGACGTTGTGCAGGCCGACCAGCGTCAGCGGCAGCAGCGCGGCGACGATCACGAAGAACTGCAGCACCTCGTTGTAGATCGCCGCGGACAGGCCGCCGAGCGTGATGTAGCTGAGCACGATCAGCGCGGCGACCAGCACCGACACCCAGATCGGCCAGCCGAGCAGCACGTTCACGATGGTGGCCAGCAGGAACAGGTTCACGCCCGCGATCAGCACCTGGGCCAGGGCGAAGCTGATCGCGTTCACCAGGTGCGCCGGCTTCCCGAACCGGCGCAGCATGAACTCCGGCACGCTGCGAACCTTCGAGCCGTAGTAGAACGGCATCATCACGACGCCGAGGAACAGCATCGCCGGGATCGCGCCGATCCAGAAGTAGTGCACGGTCGGGATGCCGTACTGCGCGCCGTTCGCCGACATGCCCATGATCTCGATCGCGCCGAGGTTGGCCGAGATGAACGCCAGACCGGTCACCCACGCGGGCAGCGACCGGCCGGAGAGGAAGAAGTCCAGGCTGTTCGACACCGCG includes:
- the leuS gene encoding leucine--tRNA ligase; amino-acid sequence: MSEQVEDASIDRGGYDFNAMQAKWRPVWEKLDPFKAKDDGSAERRYALTMFSYPSGDLHMGHAEVFALHDVLARYWFQQGYDVLNPIGWDSFGLPAENAAIKRNEHPATFTYANIETQAESIRRYAISFDWSRRLHTSDPEYYRWTQWLFLRLYERGLAYRKASYVNWCPNDQTVLANEQVVQGKCERCGWDVTKRELTQWYFKTTDYAQRLLDDMELLQWPEEILLMQRNWIGRSEGAFADFQVEGRSEPIRVFTTRPDTLFGATFMVVAPDAKLAAELVTPEQQAAFDEYLTKVKATTEIERQSTEREKTGVFLGSYAINPVTGKRIPIWAADYVLADYGTGAIMAVPAQDSRDYEFAEKFDLPIVRTVQPPADFDGKAYTGEGPAINSANDEISLDGLEVAEAKARIIDWLDSKGLGERTINYRLRDWLLSRQRYWGCPIPIIHCESCGEVPVPDDQLPMELPDLRGADLAPKGVSPLAAAREWVEVDCPKCGGKAERDTDTMDTFVDSSWYFLRYLSPEYTDGPFDQATADRWMSVYQYVGGKEHAVLHLLYARFFVKALHDMGLLKAVEPFTRLLNQGQVINQGKAMSKSLGNGVNLGDQIDEYGVDAVRLTMVFAGPPADDIDWADMSPGGSLKFLQRAWRLAGAVEAPLGSDPSTGDVELRKITHRTVADAAELIESHRFNVMVARIMELVNATRKAIDAGPGAADPAVREAAETVAILLSLVAPYTAEEMWEELGHEPTVAKTGWPKVDPALLVEDTVTCVVQVAGKVKDRLEVAPDISDADLEQLALASEAIQKALDGRGTRKVIVRAPKLVNIVPA
- a CDS encoding phytanoyl-CoA dioxygenase family protein; translated protein: MTITSERPELSSLAQQYADEGFVLVKGLLSKEEAAYYRQRSHDLLAQLNRNDDPTWKSAMGLSDGATRLQHLHDAQFYDAEFAKLLVDPRFTDVAAAVMGVDNVQLHHTKLFVKPPENGSPFPLHQDHPFFPHKYHRVGAAIFHFDDAPEEKGCVRVIPGSHKDGPREHSPEGSFHLLEPSFDAATPQPAEAGDVLFFTYLTVHGSGVNTSNEPRTTWLIQYRDPADPPTVKTHDHSLGQGMMLRGVDPTGRSAV
- a CDS encoding sodium:solute symporter family protein — encoded protein: MLAQQSILRLDATAIDYIIIALYFVFVLGIGYLARRAVSNSLDFFLSGRSLPAWVTGLAFISANLGAIEIMGMSANGAQYGIPTVHYFWIGAIPAMLFLGVVMMPFYYGSKVRSVPEFMLRRFGKPAHLVNAISFALAQVLIAGVNLFLLATIVNVLLGWPIWVSVLVAALIVLSYITLGGLSAAIYNEVLQFFVIVAALLPLTLVGLHNVGGWDGLVDKVTASPGGGEQLSAWPGNALSGFSNSFLSVIGIVFGLGFVLSFGYWTTNFVEVQRAMASKNMSAARRTPIIGSFPKMFVPFIVIIPGIIAAVVVPELAQYKATGSGEVDYNDALLLLMRDLLPNGMLGLAITGLLASFMAGMAANLSSFNTVMSYDIIERYVIKDRPDDFYLRTGRWVTVAGTLIAIGTAAIASGYSNLMDYLQQLFSFFNAPLFATFILGMFWKRMTATAGWVGLVSGTGTAVLVFILSENGVINLPGQGASFVGAGAAFVVDILISVLVSLATIPKRDTELIGLVYSLTPKEQRTEVAVAGDGGWYRKPVLLAGISLALTVVLNIVFG
- a CDS encoding trypsin-like serine protease produces the protein MRSRLSRIIGICALALGLSVAPSLSASAITGGEPDGNGHPNVGLILFYQPDGRFRCTASLVSPTVLVTAAHCTLGTLGKTLVTFDSVIAEQPPSPFPVAADPAKGYTQAELEKAGYKSGTAYAHPQYSDFTDLANWNDVGVIVLDRPITNIAPVKIAPANYLNAYQQPKLNSTIFKSVGYGTEVRKADSGPQKPTPMSYPLLRRWAEEPGQKLTPQILQVNGNEHDTRGTGGTCFGDSGGPTFHGGYQVTVTSYGYTANCRYLDGLQRIDIKVVQDWLKTFGVPIG
- a CDS encoding helix-turn-helix domain-containing protein, which encodes MSLESVAAADRFVDLAGLLESCEVDGFHADFLSWGHYRPEYWRNYWHSHSFHEVCLAYSGEGRFNNGSVQYDVAPGAVFLARPGDVHEIESSRAEPLGIAFWGFTFRPGSDERGWWSGLTRTDGPVMSSRTGALPALVTALAQEAASPVSGYRTALAALGSTLVMETARAFALDEDLAVEPVRRDRGPLVVEAMQRHLRDNLSRPITVRDVAAAVHLSERHAERLFTHHTGASIMSTLRRLRLELAGQLLLDHTLSITEVARACGYSDVRPFSTAFKRKYGRTPGDHRRAGGTEFI